From Sphingobium sp. EP60837, a single genomic window includes:
- the pabB gene encoding aminodeoxychorismate synthase component I, with translation MTLHAPLELLLCPRGWGDTNLNVDCRRRPSPPDGSPFLLLDDARDGGSAYLFQEPLGIITAFAADDVAPALERARAALAAGYYVAGYLTYEAGNAFDPAGKSAGLESASREPLLWMAIFSAPLLLNPKAWLPPPTSARLNLMPDLARSDYLAAVSEIIGFIEAGDIYQANFTYQSRVAVPDHPFAHYSRLRRSQAAGWGGLLHNGRHHFLSFSPELMVAASATGDIWSKPMKGTAKRQASPARDREAARQLRASSKDQSENLMIVDLIRNDLSLVSRVGSIVVPSLFEVEAYPTIFQMTSTIRASLLPGRDSIDIIRNLFPCGSITGAPKLRSREIISRIERTPRGIYTGAIGFFAPNGACAFNVAIRTLVVAKDEQAGKLGLGSGITVGSDGAAEWDECLAKANFLLL, from the coding sequence ATGACACTGCACGCGCCCCTCGAACTGCTTCTGTGTCCTAGAGGATGGGGGGACACCAACCTGAACGTAGATTGCCGGCGGCGCCCGTCGCCGCCCGACGGATCACCCTTTCTGCTGCTGGATGATGCACGGGATGGTGGGTCCGCCTATCTGTTCCAGGAGCCCCTCGGAATCATCACAGCATTTGCAGCGGATGACGTTGCCCCTGCGCTCGAACGTGCACGCGCGGCGCTTGCTGCCGGATACTATGTCGCCGGGTATTTGACCTATGAGGCTGGCAATGCGTTCGATCCTGCGGGAAAGAGCGCAGGATTGGAAAGCGCCTCACGGGAACCCCTGCTTTGGATGGCAATTTTTTCCGCCCCGCTGCTGCTGAATCCCAAGGCATGGTTGCCGCCGCCGACCAGCGCGCGGCTGAACCTGATGCCGGACCTCGCACGATCGGATTATCTAGCCGCCGTCAGCGAGATCATCGGTTTTATCGAGGCTGGCGACATTTACCAGGCGAACTTCACCTATCAGAGTCGGGTCGCGGTTCCCGACCATCCGTTCGCGCATTATTCGCGGCTGCGCCGTTCGCAGGCGGCCGGCTGGGGTGGGCTGCTTCACAATGGCCGGCATCACTTTCTTTCTTTTTCGCCCGAGCTGATGGTCGCAGCATCGGCCACGGGCGATATCTGGTCGAAGCCGATGAAGGGCACGGCCAAGCGCCAAGCCTCGCCGGCGCGTGACCGAGAGGCGGCGCGGCAACTGCGCGCCAGTTCCAAAGACCAATCAGAAAATCTGATGATTGTTGATTTGATACGGAATGATCTCAGTCTAGTGAGCAGGGTCGGCTCTATTGTCGTTCCCTCACTATTTGAAGTCGAGGCATACCCAACTATCTTTCAGATGACCTCCACGATTAGGGCGAGTTTACTGCCCGGCCGAGACAGCATCGACATCATTAGAAACCTCTTTCCCTGCGGCTCAATAACGGGTGCGCCCAAGCTGCGCTCCCGGGAGATCATCTCCCGCATCGAGCGAACCCCACGCGGCATTTATACCGGGGCGATCGGCTTCTTCGCACCGAACGGTGCCTGCGCGTTCAATGTGGCGATCCGGACACTAGTTGTTGCGAAGGATGAACAAGCAGGAAAGCTGGGCCTTGGCTCCGGAATAACCGTGGGTTCAGACGGCGCGGCTGAATGGGACGAATGCCTTGCTAAAGCCAATTTCCTGCTGCTGTGA
- a CDS encoding alpha/beta fold hydrolase has translation MSEHLVILPGLLCDACMFQNQLQAFNASVVSGFYGGAIRIVDMAKYALKQMPERCALLGHSMGARVALEIMRIAPARVTRLALADTGIHVPKPGEAEKRHALLDLGRRHGSGALVDAWLPPMIGSAHRSDPKLFAMLHAMAVKAGVLTYEAQIAALLSRPDPSAILPKIRCPTFAIVGRDDEWSPVDQHQQIIDQIPGAQLRVIENAGHMAPTEEPERFNQAVREWLSYQP, from the coding sequence ATGTCGGAGCATTTGGTTATACTTCCGGGACTGCTTTGTGACGCGTGCATGTTTCAGAACCAGCTACAAGCTTTCAACGCATCAGTCGTGAGCGGCTTCTATGGCGGCGCGATTCGCATTGTCGACATGGCGAAATATGCCCTCAAACAAATGCCTGAACGATGCGCGTTGCTCGGGCATTCGATGGGCGCCCGAGTGGCGCTGGAAATCATGCGCATCGCACCCGCAAGGGTTACACGTCTTGCCCTTGCTGATACGGGAATCCATGTGCCCAAGCCGGGGGAGGCTGAAAAGCGGCACGCCCTGCTCGATCTGGGACGACGGCACGGAAGCGGCGCACTCGTTGACGCATGGCTTCCGCCAATGATCGGTTCGGCGCATCGTTCCGATCCCAAACTATTCGCAATGCTGCATGCGATGGCGGTGAAGGCGGGCGTATTAACCTATGAGGCGCAAATCGCGGCCCTTCTGTCGCGTCCTGACCCGAGCGCTATTTTGCCGAAGATTCGTTGCCCCACCTTCGCCATTGTGGGACGGGACGATGAGTGGTCGCCAGTGGACCAGCATCAACAGATTATTGACCAAATTCCTGGTGCGCAACTTCGCGTGATCGAGAATGCCGGCCATATGGCGCCAACGGAAGAACCAGAGCGGTTCAACCAGGCGGTCCGCGAATGGCTTTCCTATCAACCATAG
- the vapB gene encoding type II toxin-antitoxin system VapB family antitoxin: MEQGSVFQTNRSQAVRLPKAAALPDDVKRVDVIALGRTRIITPAGEGWDSWFEGEGVTTDFMSEREQPADQTREPF, from the coding sequence GTGGAACAAGGTTCTGTATTTCAGACCAACAGGAGCCAAGCAGTGCGTTTGCCAAAGGCTGCCGCCCTCCCCGACGACGTGAAGCGAGTTGATGTTATAGCCTTAGGTCGAACGCGTATCATCACCCCTGCAGGTGAGGGTTGGGACAGCTGGTTTGAAGGCGAAGGTGTCACTACTGACTTCATGTCAGAACGCGAGCAGCCGGCAGATCAGACCCGCGAGCCCTTCTGA
- the vapC gene encoding type II toxin-antitoxin system tRNA(fMet)-specific endonuclease VapC — translation MLKFMLDTNICIFTIKNRPQEVRSAFKQHQGQMCISSVTLMELIYGAEKSSNPERNLADVEGFAARLEVLNYGREAAAHTGQLRAELSRAGTPIGPYDQMIAGHARSAGLIIVTNNQREFERVPGLRVEDWVASSD, via the coding sequence ATGCTGAAGTTCATGCTGGATACCAACATCTGCATTTTCACTATCAAGAACCGGCCTCAGGAGGTGCGGAGCGCTTTTAAGCAGCATCAGGGCCAAATGTGCATCAGTTCTGTCACGCTGATGGAGTTGATTTATGGCGCGGAAAAATCCTCTAATCCAGAGCGCAATTTGGCAGACGTGGAGGGCTTTGCGGCGCGTTTGGAGGTGCTCAACTATGGCCGGGAAGCAGCTGCGCACACTGGACAGCTTCGTGCCGAACTTTCGCGAGCTGGGACGCCTATAGGCCCCTATGACCAGATGATTGCGGGACATGCTCGATCGGCGGGTTTAATAATTGTCACAAATAATCAGCGGGAATTCGAGCGCGTCCCGGGACTTCGAGTTGAAGACTGGGTCGCGAGTTCCGATTGA
- a CDS encoding AbrB/MazE/SpoVT family DNA-binding domain-containing protein, with amino-acid sequence MAVQITITPNGRMSLPVEIRRRLGLTRGGALLVEETENGVILRTVTQSIAHAQALAEQYTGHNREASVDAFLARRLEESGE; translated from the coding sequence ATGGCGGTGCAAATAACGATCACGCCCAACGGTCGGATGAGCCTGCCGGTCGAGATCCGCAGGCGGCTTGGCCTTACTCGAGGCGGCGCCCTACTGGTTGAGGAGACCGAAAACGGGGTAATCCTGCGCACTGTCACACAGTCGATCGCCCATGCTCAAGCGCTGGCCGAGCAATATACCGGTCATAATCGGGAGGCTTCCGTCGATGCCTTCCTCGCCCGCCGCCTCGAGGAATCCGGCGAGTGA
- a CDS encoding PIN domain-containing protein: MSETVLDASALLALLRNEPGAAKVADAIANVRMSSVNYAEVVSHFIRAGMPADQVDAMLRPLPMNVVAADQALATIAGGLHAATAQAGLSLGGRFCLALARRDGLPALTADKQWCTVADAVGVNVSVVR, encoded by the coding sequence GTGAGCGAAACGGTGCTCGACGCCTCGGCGCTCTTGGCCCTGCTCCGGAACGAGCCCGGCGCGGCGAAGGTCGCTGACGCCATTGCCAACGTGCGCATGTCGAGCGTCAACTACGCAGAGGTGGTCAGCCATTTCATTCGTGCCGGCATGCCTGCCGATCAGGTCGATGCCATGCTCCGGCCGCTGCCGATGAACGTTGTCGCGGCCGATCAGGCGCTGGCGACGATCGCAGGAGGATTGCACGCCGCGACGGCGCAGGCCGGCCTGTCGCTCGGCGGGCGGTTTTGCCTGGCGCTCGCCCGTCGCGATGGCCTTCCCGCACTTACTGCAGATAAGCAGTGGTGCACCGTCGCAGATGCCGTGGGAGTCAACGTCTCCGTTGTCCGCTGA
- a CDS encoding DUF411 domain-containing protein: MLLSAAASAATPIIVHRDPGCGCCEKWAKQVQAQLGRRVTIIDDQARAALQRARGVPATLASCHTALIDGMVFEGHVPIADMRRVLAQRPKGVRGLAVAGMPLGSPGMEVPGQPKQSYVVTAFGTGGTRIYARH, encoded by the coding sequence ATGCTGCTTTCCGCTGCTGCCAGCGCCGCCACGCCCATCATCGTGCACCGTGATCCTGGCTGCGGCTGCTGCGAGAAATGGGCAAAGCAGGTGCAAGCCCAACTGGGCCGCCGCGTCACCATAATCGATGACCAAGCAAGAGCCGCTCTCCAACGCGCCCGCGGCGTCCCTGCCACACTCGCCTCCTGCCACACCGCCCTCATCGACGGGATGGTGTTTGAGGGTCACGTTCCGATTGCGGACATGCGCCGTGTTCTTGCCCAGCGACCCAAGGGTGTCCGCGGTTTGGCCGTTGCGGGAATGCCGCTCGGTTCACCCGGCATGGAAGTGCCAGGCCAGCCAAAACAATCTTATGTTGTTACTGCATTTGGCACGGGTGGGACGCGGATTTACGCTCGGCACTAG
- a CDS encoding anti-phage deoxyguanosine triphosphatase: MSWSARREGWNPQSEDARDDGDVDYSRVIHSAAFRRLQGKTQILNLGDSDFYRTRLTHSLEVAQIAGGIARQLAKSFPDHPASALLPDRGTIHSIGCTHDFGHPPFGHGGEIALNYCMRGAGGFEGNGQTLRILGRLENFSEKAGANLTRRTMLGVLKYPVAFSWVNNPDILPALLDAPTTIKILDGQACKPPKSYHDSEQDIVDWVLALLSASDREAFQSYISQPGKHGRSLHKSLDCSIMDAADDIAYGVHDLEDAIVLGLVTRDGFAGAVQDRCPTFLDALKEKYPGESANDVFSLMLDGLFGGAASRKRFIGRLVHHFLTAVEYVEHKEFSEPLLRYRVRVRDGQRQFLDALQDFVVREVITSPAVQHLEFKGQAMVIAVFEAMQADPVRLLPRDELLKFEQAGGDLRIICDYVAAMTDTHLLKTYERLFSPRMGSVFDRL, translated from the coding sequence ATGAGCTGGTCAGCGCGCCGCGAGGGCTGGAACCCGCAAAGTGAAGATGCCCGTGACGATGGCGACGTCGATTACTCGAGGGTCATCCACTCGGCCGCATTTCGGCGCCTGCAGGGCAAAACGCAGATCCTGAACCTGGGCGACAGCGACTTCTATCGGACCCGCCTCACACATTCGCTCGAAGTCGCGCAGATCGCAGGCGGTATCGCGCGCCAACTCGCAAAAAGCTTTCCCGATCATCCCGCCTCGGCGCTGCTCCCTGATCGCGGCACCATCCACTCGATCGGCTGTACCCATGATTTCGGTCATCCGCCCTTCGGGCACGGCGGCGAAATCGCGCTGAACTACTGCATGCGCGGCGCTGGCGGTTTCGAGGGCAATGGCCAGACCCTGCGTATCCTCGGCCGACTGGAAAATTTCTCTGAGAAAGCTGGGGCAAACCTTACCCGCAGGACGATGCTTGGCGTTCTCAAATATCCTGTTGCATTCAGCTGGGTGAACAATCCCGACATCCTGCCCGCCCTTCTCGATGCCCCGACCACCATCAAGATCCTCGACGGCCAAGCTTGCAAGCCGCCCAAAAGCTATCATGACAGCGAGCAGGACATCGTAGATTGGGTCTTGGCGCTTCTCTCCGCTTCTGATCGAGAAGCCTTCCAGTCGTACATTTCTCAGCCAGGCAAGCATGGCCGATCGCTTCACAAGTCCTTGGATTGTTCCATCATGGATGCGGCAGATGACATCGCTTACGGCGTTCATGACTTGGAAGACGCAATCGTCCTTGGCTTGGTCACGCGGGACGGCTTTGCGGGCGCGGTACAGGATCGTTGCCCAACCTTCCTCGATGCCCTCAAGGAAAAATATCCGGGGGAAAGTGCGAACGATGTTTTCTCGCTTATGCTCGACGGGCTCTTTGGTGGCGCTGCGTCCCGGAAGCGCTTCATCGGCCGCCTGGTCCATCATTTTCTAACCGCCGTCGAATATGTCGAGCACAAGGAATTTTCAGAGCCGCTCCTGCGCTATCGCGTGCGCGTACGAGATGGACAGCGTCAATTTCTCGATGCGCTCCAGGATTTTGTCGTGCGTGAGGTCATCACCAGCCCCGCCGTTCAGCATCTCGAGTTCAAGGGCCAAGCCATGGTGATTGCCGTCTTTGAGGCGATGCAGGCAGATCCGGTTCGCCTCTTACCACGCGACGAACTTCTGAAGTTTGAACAGGCGGGCGGCGATCTGCGGATCATCTGCGACTATGTCGCAGCGATGACCGATACGCATCTCCTCAAAACATATGAACGGCTGTTTTCTCCGCGAATGGGTTCTGTGTTCGATCGCCTCTAA
- a CDS encoding Lrp/AsnC family transcriptional regulator, giving the protein MRLRNGRPSSGPSLSKLDNEIISILRTNGRATNQDIAEQLSVSAATVSARLQRMEESRAMRVVAVSDFAAWGYNVIIAVGVRVQGRDVHKVGSDLAKFPEVLSVNVMNGSHDLELLVALHDFSEVQEFLYDHIAGVKGVSQIDSGVAVDILKYHFNVVPL; this is encoded by the coding sequence ATGCGCTTAAGAAATGGCCGTCCCTCATCTGGACCTTCCCTGTCAAAACTCGACAACGAGATCATCTCGATTTTGCGAACAAACGGCAGGGCGACCAACCAGGACATCGCTGAGCAATTATCGGTATCCGCCGCGACAGTATCGGCGCGCTTGCAGAGGATGGAAGAATCCCGCGCAATGCGCGTCGTCGCGGTCTCTGATTTCGCCGCTTGGGGCTATAACGTCATCATTGCTGTCGGGGTGCGGGTGCAAGGGCGTGACGTTCACAAGGTTGGTAGCGACCTGGCAAAATTCCCTGAGGTCCTGAGCGTAAACGTGATGAACGGGAGTCATGATCTGGAGCTGCTGGTCGCCCTGCACGATTTCTCTGAGGTCCAGGAATTTCTTTATGATCATATTGCCGGCGTCAAAGGCGTTTCCCAGATCGATTCCGGCGTAGCAGTCGATATCCTCAAATATCACTTCAATGTGGTTCCCCTATGA
- a CDS encoding Lrp/AsnC family transcriptional regulator yields the protein MSQHKLDAIDRRIVDILSHDARVSNRSIAKDLGVTEGTIRQRIKRLQKDGLIQFTVVTDFRMAGSPNLCMMGIDADPSRVRAIAEQLKRIPEINCVVLLLGRFNILAMGLFTNIEQLDRVVKAKIRPLPGVQRVETAISVHNLKYEAGVAKIMQRAEQAEGPAPDAASLPSGKATRSRQRRKVPV from the coding sequence ATGAGCCAACACAAGCTGGATGCAATTGACCGTCGAATAGTGGACATATTGTCGCACGATGCGCGCGTTTCGAACCGCTCAATCGCCAAAGACTTGGGTGTTACCGAAGGCACCATCCGGCAGCGGATCAAACGGCTTCAGAAAGATGGGCTGATCCAATTCACGGTCGTCACCGATTTCCGAATGGCCGGCTCCCCCAACCTTTGCATGATGGGCATCGACGCCGATCCCTCTCGTGTGCGCGCAATAGCGGAGCAATTGAAGCGAATTCCCGAGATCAACTGCGTCGTGTTGCTACTGGGCCGCTTCAACATCCTGGCGATGGGCCTATTTACCAACATCGAACAGCTTGACCGCGTAGTAAAGGCAAAGATCCGGCCCTTACCTGGCGTGCAGCGCGTGGAAACGGCAATCTCCGTCCACAACCTCAAATATGAGGCAGGCGTCGCCAAGATCATGCAGAGAGCAGAGCAGGCGGAAGGCCCTGCTCCGGATGCTGCGTCACTTCCAAGCGGCAAGGCGACGCGTTCGCGTCAAAGGCGTAAAGTGCCTGTCTAG
- a CDS encoding 2Fe-2S iron-sulfur cluster-binding protein yields MPQLIVTTRKGAEINIVESREVSVMEAIRDAGIDEVLALCGGCCSCATCHVHVDEDWIEKLPPMTDDEGDLLDSSDHRTATSRLSCQLPFSQALDGLRVTIAPED; encoded by the coding sequence ATGCCTCAACTCATTGTCACTACCCGCAAGGGTGCAGAGATCAATATTGTGGAGTCGCGGGAGGTTTCTGTCATGGAAGCCATCCGAGACGCGGGTATCGATGAGGTGCTGGCGCTCTGCGGAGGCTGTTGTTCTTGTGCAACCTGCCATGTTCATGTTGATGAAGATTGGATCGAAAAGCTGCCGCCTATGACCGATGACGAGGGCGATCTTCTGGATAGTTCGGATCACAGAACAGCAACGTCTCGCCTCTCCTGCCAGCTGCCGTTTAGCCAGGCCCTCGATGGCCTGCGGGTGACTATCGCACCGGAGGATTGA
- a CDS encoding MucR family transcriptional regulator → MNRESHQQRNIYISTNMFKGGAFTDYRSLLMADENKSDITALTVQLLSAFVSKNTVSSESLAELIKTTRAALTEEPTPAVSETPAQEFVPAVSVRKSLSSPEHIISLIDGKPYKTLKRHLATHGLTPEQYRERYKLPKSYPLVATSYSDARRAVAQRLGLGRKPAATSVATNAPAVEAPAAESKSAPSKAAAKAAKPKAPPASAEKAEVKAPAAAKAAPRKRLSIALAKEEKSSTPAVAKAENADSVTNAPQSDAGKATQPKGSAAKAKPAPKVKAAGKPKSPKASTKAAAADIDAKTPEPAAN, encoded by the coding sequence GTGAACAGAGAGTCACATCAACAACGCAACATTTACATCTCTACAAATATGTTTAAAGGAGGGGCCTTCACTGATTACAGGTCCCTCCTCATGGCAGACGAAAACAAGTCCGACATCACCGCACTCACCGTTCAACTGCTAAGCGCCTTCGTATCGAAGAACACGGTTTCCAGCGAAAGTCTTGCCGAGCTGATCAAGACGACGCGGGCCGCGTTGACCGAAGAGCCCACGCCTGCTGTGAGCGAAACACCGGCACAGGAATTTGTGCCAGCAGTCTCTGTCCGCAAGAGCCTGTCTTCACCGGAGCACATCATCAGTCTCATTGACGGGAAGCCTTACAAGACGCTGAAGCGGCATCTTGCCACGCATGGGCTGACCCCAGAACAATATCGCGAGCGCTATAAACTTCCCAAGTCCTACCCTTTGGTGGCTACGAGCTATTCTGACGCCCGTCGCGCTGTAGCGCAGAGACTGGGTCTTGGCCGGAAGCCCGCCGCCACCTCTGTAGCCACCAATGCCCCGGCTGTTGAAGCACCGGCAGCGGAGAGCAAGAGCGCACCCAGCAAAGCAGCTGCCAAGGCCGCAAAACCGAAGGCGCCCCCCGCATCGGCCGAGAAGGCCGAGGTAAAGGCGCCTGCAGCCGCCAAGGCTGCCCCGCGCAAGCGCCTTTCGATTGCATTGGCCAAGGAAGAAAAATCCTCCACTCCGGCCGTCGCGAAAGCCGAGAACGCTGACAGTGTGACGAACGCTCCGCAGAGCGATGCTGGCAAGGCGACCCAACCCAAGGGGAGCGCTGCCAAGGCAAAGCCTGCGCCGAAGGTCAAGGCAGCCGGCAAGCCAAAGTCGCCAAAAGCCAGCACGAAGGCTGCTGCGGCAGATATCGATGCAAAGACCCCAGAGCCGGCAGCCAACTGA
- a CDS encoding HIRAN domain-containing protein, with protein sequence MPQELSLAVVGALHPNADGTNRQFEIRMLNPGDPISLVLEPNNKADSSAVAVFSFRGLQIGYLSAERCGWIGSKISQGQDVRAIFQAATKDGAIIRVHLDGGTPTLPPPPPEPLMTHDELHENKADPDSGFWPDYIPPDD encoded by the coding sequence ATGCCACAAGAACTCAGTCTTGCCGTCGTGGGAGCACTGCACCCCAATGCCGACGGCACGAACCGGCAGTTCGAGATCCGGATGCTCAATCCCGGCGATCCAATTTCGCTTGTGCTGGAACCCAACAACAAGGCGGACAGCTCCGCCGTTGCGGTGTTCTCGTTCCGCGGATTGCAGATCGGTTATCTGTCGGCAGAACGGTGCGGGTGGATTGGTTCCAAGATTAGTCAAGGTCAGGACGTCCGCGCCATTTTCCAGGCTGCCACCAAGGACGGTGCGATCATTCGGGTGCATCTTGATGGCGGCACCCCTACCCTACCGCCGCCACCACCTGAGCCACTCATGACCCACGATGAGTTGCATGAGAACAAAGCCGATCCGGATTCCGGCTTTTGGCCGGATTATATTCCACCGGATGATTGA